A single window of Amyelois transitella isolate CPQ chromosome 17, ilAmyTran1.1, whole genome shotgun sequence DNA harbors:
- the LOC106134566 gene encoding uncharacterized protein LOC106134566 isoform X1, producing MNEPEDVSKEVWKRWILEAIHKIRAQKQRPSVERICHAIRQHHNYHEDVVSERLERAVREGAVLKVYNKGQSSYKDPGGLQNKKLRIAPDSDVSRAVAKAVRELGERDGSTLRSIERYLRQAYQVTVAPEVDIRTVLRAAAKRAVSRGLLTHTDLTYKATERPLTASTERPVKKEKSKHQESVEKQNQEGVQVCTECLGTEDRNSSSVPEALICCYLCKSYAHPSCIELSDLSESVLKSVRWWCGACASCGRCGARARWGWRCARCRRAAHAHCAPPPHGCRCGRAGGDADGKRSAMGGTAKPRAPRTPRRAPAARPDGNDGCAPHSPEQRMSKEKQKFFRFSAFNLVKRRCRDSDSDWDGWDSRLRVTRVQRLELRLERRPDTPSDSTDSDSDPQPDNQPPRLFPAAPVVPSHVSSVFERLAADTGPDGTWGFAAEAQKQRCIRSPVHEVPEKHVKPQDTPPERHRVARRRSKCGERLLTTLFDGLSEFYSVRTASRSQSRHRARIEPEEDRQVLKETRSTFKRYQAALRRDRSPSRARSQSRFRNDEYDETEYERGQSRVRDLDYRRQSRARDSDTDYKPEYKRSRSRISQPRERSRARSIKEYVPRSRSRAREKESPPKRSRAREIVSPPRRSRAREIASLPKLSRARQIESPPSRLRERSRSRAVSRPRVSLKEEEISIERAPEVKEEYLDEKEKEISWSMSALVRWCARGKQYELAAPHKLYRGLCRAADTQDNKRLPAGVTQSDAELFNAARNAAGENDFVVDPVAATPSATAAATCATPAAAGATPATSATSATPAVLAPAPRCPSAIEFGQWEIETWYSSPFPQEYARLPKLFLCEFCLKYAKSRAVLLRHLDKCLWRHPPATEIYRCGDISVFEVDGNANKIYCQNLCLLAKLFLDHKTLYYDVEPFLFYVLTKNDSKGCHLVGYFSKEKHCQQKYNVSCIMTMPQYQRQGFGRFLIHFSYLLSKEEGQPGTPEKPLSDLGRVSYHAYWKSVILEFLYDYKDKPFTFEDIAHSSGMHMNDIAVTFQLLGFVRYIPNNDTMKLGLCVDWNKVENHMKKLKSKPRLEIDPECLRWTPLLAPTVNPFRSPEEASGDQETENETEAKTESDGTTTESEIPDAKADTKVKNEVSNEEKEEAVEVTSSGRRRTRPLKYSETTYQTTPTIEGGRKRKRDLNRKISESNAEEDKKEDETPRQRSKSVSRRSSKAQNEVTEDKKHVNRQRNRRQSVKEPNYASDSQDSQVDNVDATVLSTPVANTNKGKPKRKMVYKGRPRKRPRGNKSLRTSSPEAKKVKVDEKEETNDYKTDDSMEDPDKTLVPPVEDKVSPKAQTSEQTDEKAKNSDDSSEDSSGEADDEMDIEDRENKDTAAIKPATPRHVEENSTDHHTSDMELDSIHMDSPKSVAEKEKDMDETSNDKAEKDDTTVNNSCEEPSENKVQDTLKENAEVNKSSDNRNGENKSPMKSVLDDKDTIVISESDDNNSQSCPLPSPKHNSIVPVVQNNENKPKEIEENESPSKVIPVVSTENAHIVLDPKVQEDVNCARPAENNNLPKIQPIETIVVEGESDTSISSAGISPKKNDRSVISESPKQKRSPEKFNHDMCEQKKSEMRKETVIQHQTVDESKTNDKRSPNKIDSIIQSLDPQRDIASSIKRPDPPKLDSFVEMDNRNKIQYPIVSKESEIPFRNDVMNTRKDEIVITRNIIEHSLPNYQNQPVVNSMTIQQINTAQHSYLNHRANITKESQAVQTEKVVKTSEHRVINNMDTPVISKSTTKLEVPHPISSPVINPVIPKIPNVADNFLPRCQSAHAAINIGLDRTDLDPNYTNNLQNSMTMNMVQSSQDKNDMNQKPREKSKLRDVRVNSAHSKMEKTEKKSNKDTPRSTPEPKMFFPEQNANTRKPETSVPINVINTTVVTSKVDTKTTNEAPKKQDFYKKEKSNANKCESKNVSVKHDKTCASQLNLKAAADHQNDLNKMLPKLKYDNELVPKADYPMNQIPNYHTTHPQYQWAPWGDPTRLQGSWDHNRLFDNMKNDKNYLDKFQGFNLPHLEQMQKTPQKLHPKYDQKDFIAYGALSSGIYATAGLTHYKEAKGPAVKTSECSQKTECKPSKQSKTTTACQTQCEPKKADAQMKQMMQRQVKQQQEVATSCAEYRQQSPQILTSPGCKTPFNQNGPCEKDIEKKSRQKKEESPKDGSKEEMCEAVSPALQSMGVYTPDSTSNSVHSVQYPACELDVSQLGLESPSSIGSDLASPCGMMHMHAAPSPQYPHSSLHIPSIMTQPAQPKQQKINNRNRSTPSNASNASDNKNNNMRGAATPPARHRATPPQHNHGGVGVGVGGSAQGYGGGYLSFQQQQQYSGWAAPSCSLAKLQQMADGGQHHTPPHQVCATCRSSSSSSTRAGPRPAARSPSCSRWRTAASTTLRRTRYVLPVVPAAAAVLGLGRAQLLARQAAADGGRRPAPHSAAPGMCYLSFQQQQQYSGWAAPSCSLAKLQQMADGGQHHTPPHQYGQQAGTPPAGAHYHGKYYAPHNQLDSPRNARNATSNLSPMQHMQMGTVAAGSRMSPNLNTHIISQYGLNGYRMSAQQQFNNLPVQMMNVQPGVGVQYPTADPRAQQPNVYYGYINPPPLAMQTLDSSVRR from the exons ATGAACGAGCCAGAAGACGTCAGCAAAGAAGTGTGGAAGCGATGGATATTAGAAGCGATACACAAGATAAGGGCGCAGAAGCAGAGGCCGAGCGTGGAGCGTATCTGTCATGCAATTCGCCAGCATCATAACTATCACGAAGATGTGGTTTCGGAGCGGCTGGAGCGGGCGGTGCGCGAGGGTGCCGTGTTGAAAGTGTACAATAAGGGACAAAGTTCGTACAAGGACCCAGGGGGTTTACAGAACAAGAAATTGCGTATCGCGCCAGATAGTGACGTTTCGCGAGCCGTAGCCAAGGCAGTGCGCGAGTTAGGGGAGCGTGACGGCTCTACGTTGAGGAGCATTGAGAGATATTTAAGACAAGCATACCAAGTGACTGTTGCGCCCGAAGTTGATATTAGGACAGTGTTACGGGCAGCAGCTAAGCGTGCTGTTTCTAGAGGACTGTTAACACATACGGATTTAACATACAAGGCAACGGAGAGGCCCTTGACAGCTTCTACAGAGCGCCCTGTGAAGAAAGAGAAATCTAAACATCAAGAATCAGTGGAG AAGCAGAATCAAGAAGGCGTTCAGGTCTGCACCGAGTGTCTTGGTACGGAAGACCGCAACAGTTCGAGTGTCCCCGAAGCATTGATCTGTTGCTATCTGTGCAAGTCATACGCGCATCCTTCGTGTATAGAACTCTCTGATCTAAGTGAGAGTGTAttgaag TCGGTGCGGTGGTGGTGCGGCGCGTGCGCGTCGTGCGGGCGCtgcggcgcgcgcgcgcgcTGGGGCTGGCGCTGCGCGCGCTGCCGCCGGGCCGCGCACGCGCACTGCGCGCCGCCGCCCCACGGCTGCCGCTGCGGCCGCGCCGGGGGGGACGCCGACGGGAAACG GTCCGCGATGGGAGGCACGGCGAAGCCCCGCGCGCCGCGCacgccgcgccgcgcgcccGCCGCGCGCCCCGACGGTAATGACGGCTGCGCGCCACACTCGCCAGAGCAACGAATGTCCAAAGAGAAACAAAAGTTTTTCAGATTCTCCGCCTTCAACCTCGTCAAGCGGCGCTGCCGGGACTCCGACAGCGACTGGGACGGCTGGGACTCCCGGCTGCGCGTGACGCGCGTGCAGCGGCTCGAGCTGCGCCTGGAGCGCCGCCCCGACACGCCCTCCGACTCCACCGACTCCGACTCGGACCCCCAGCCGGACAACCAGCCGCCGAGACTGTTCCCGGCGGCGCCCGTAGTGCCTTCCCATGTGTCTTCGGTGTTTGAAAGACTAGCCGCCGATACGGGGCCCGACGGGACGTGGGGGTTTGCCGCCGAAGCGCAGAAGCAGCGGTGCATACGATCGCCCGTACACGAAGTTCCCGAGAAACATGTCAAACCGCAAGACACTCCGCCCGAGAGGCACCGGGTCGCTCGCAGACGAAGTAAATGCGGGGAGAGGCTGCTGACGACTCTGTTCGACGGGCTCTCGGAGTTTTACTCCGTGCGGACCGCGTCCCGGTCGCAGTCCCGACACAGGGCGAGGATAGAGCCAGAGGAGGACCGACAAGTATTAAAAGAAACTAGGAGTACGTTTAAAAGGTATCAGGCGGCTCTGCGAAGGGATAGAAGTCCTAGTCGGGCGCGGAGTCAATCGAGGTTCAGAAACGACGAGTATGATGAGACTGAGTATGAGCGCGGTCAATCGAGAGTCAGGGATTTGGATTACAGACGGCAGTCTCGAGCGAGAGACAGCGACACTGACTACAAACCGGAATACAAGAGGAGTCGATCTAGGATCAGCCAGCCTCGCGAGCGGAGCCGAGCACGATCGATCAAAGAATACGTACCTCGGAGTAGATCGCGCGCGAGAGAGAAAGAATCACCTCCGAAACGATCACGAGCGAGGGAGATAGTGTCGCCTCCGAGACGATCTCGAGCGAGGGAGATAGCGTCACTTCCGAAACTGTCACGAGCGAGGCAGATAGAATCGCCTCCGAGTCGATTGCGCGAGCGGAGTAGATCGCGCGCGGTGTCGCGGCCTCGCGTTTCGTTGAAAGAGGAGGAAATTAGCATAGAGCGCGCGCCGGAAGTGAAAGAGGAATACTTAGACgagaaagagaaagagatATCGTGGTCGATGTCGGCGCTAGTGCGGTGGTGTGCGCGCGGCAAGCAGTACGAGCTCGCGGCGCCCCACAAGTTGTACCGGGGGCTGTGCCGCGCGGCCGACACTCAGG aCAACAAACGCCTTCCCGCCGGGGTAACTCAATCCGACGCGGAATTATTCAATGCCGCGCGCAACGCCGCGGGAGAGAACGACTTCGTAGTCGATCCCGTAGCCGCTACGCCGTCCGCTACGGCCGCTGCGACGTGCGCTACGCCGGCCGCGGCGGGCGCTACGCCGGCTACGAGCGCTACGAGCGCTACGCCGGCGGTGCTGGCGCCGGCGCCGAGGTGCCCGTCGGCGATAGAGTTCGGCCAGTGGGAGATTGAGACGTGGTACTCGAGTCCGTTCCCGCAGGAGTATGCGAG GCTACCGAAGCTATTCCTATGCGAGTTTTGTCTGAAATACGCCAAGAGCCGCGCGGTACTCCTCCGACACCTGGACAAATGTCTGTGGCGACATCCTCCCGCCACAGAAATATACAGATGCGGAGACATATCAGTATTTGAAGTCGACGGGAATGCTAACAAAATATACTGTCAGAACCTATGCCTCCTAGCTAAACTATTCCTCGACCATAAAACCTTATATTACGACGTTGAACCGTTCTTGTTCTACGTTTTAACAAAGAATGACAGCAAAGGATGCCATTTGGTCGGATATTTTTCGAAAGAGAAACATTGCCAGCAGAAATATAACGTGTCGTGTATAATGACGATGCCGCAGTACCAGAGGCAGGGTTTCGGGAGGTTTCTCATCCATTTTA gttatttattatcaaaggAAGAGGGACAACCTGGCACTCCAGAAAAGCCTTTGTCGGACCTTGGCAGAGTCTCGTACCACGCTTATTGGAAATCTGTGATCCTAGAGTTCCTCTATGACTATAAAGACAAACCCTTTACCTTTGAAGACATCGCACACAGTTCAGGAATGCATATGAACGACATAGCTGTCACATTTCAACTGCTAGGCTTCGTGAGATACATACCAAACAATGACACAATGAAATTAGGGCTCTGTGTCGACTGGAATAAAGTTGAAAATCACATGAAGAAGCTAAAGAGCAAACCTCGCTTAGAAATTGATCCTGAATGCCTAAGGTGGACGCCACTATTGGCGCCAACAGTAAATCCTTTCAGATCTCCTGAAGAAGCGTCAGGCGATCAGGAGACAGAGAACGAAACTGAAGCGAAAACAGAAAGCGACGGAACGACTACAGAGTCGGAAATACCTGATGCTAAAGCAGATACTAAAGTCAAAAATGAAGTTAgtaatgaagaaaaagaagaagcgGTTGAAGTGACGTCTTCGGGTAGAAGACGCACAAGGCCGCTGAAGTATAGTGAAACTACTTATCAGACGACGCCCACTATTGAAGGTGGGCGGAAGAGGAAACGAGATCTTAATAGGAAGATTTCAGAATCTAATGCTGAGGAAGACAAGAAAGAGGATGAAACGCCAAGGCAGAGAAGTAAAAGCGTATCGAGACGGTCTTCTAAAGCTCAGAACGAGGTCACAGAAGATAAGAAACATGTCAATAGGCAAAGAAATAGGCGACAAAGTGTCAAAGAGCCTAACTATGCGTCTGATAGCCAGGACAGCCAAGTGGACAATGTGGACGCGACGGTATTATCAACGCCTGTCGCAAACACCAATAAAGGGAAGCCCAAGAGGAAAATGGTTTATAAAGGTCGCCCTAGAAAGCGACCAAGAGGTAACAAGAGCCTCAGAACAAGTTCACCTGAAGCAAAGAAAGTCAAAGTGGACGAAAAAGAAGAAACAAATGATTACAAAACTGACGATTCTATGGAAGATCCAGACAAAACACTTGTGCCTCCTGTGGAAGACAAAGTATCACCAAAGGCTCAGACTAGCGAGCAAACAGATGAAAAGGCTAAAAACTCTGATGACAGTTCCGAAGATTCTTCAGGCGAAGCTGATGATGAAATGGACATTGAGGATAGAGAGAATAAAGATACTGCTGCTATTAAACCGGCTACTCCTAGACATGTGGAAGAAAATAGCACAGACCATCATACTAGCGATATGGAATTAGATAGTATACACATGGACTCGCCAAAGTCGGTAGcagagaaagaaaaagatatgGATGAAACATCTAATGATAAAGCTGAGAAAGATGATACTACTGTTAATAATTCATGTGAAGAACCATCTGAAAATAAAGTACAGGACACACTAAAGGAAAACGCTGAAGTAAATAAATCATCTGATAATAGAAATGGTGAAAATAAATCTCCAATGAAATCGGTTCTTGATGATAAAGATACCATTGTTATATCAGAATCTGATGATAATAACAGTCAAAGTTGTCCTCTACCATCACCGAAACATAACTCAATAGTACCTGTGGTTcagaataatgaaaataaaccaAAAGAAATTGAGGAAAACGAGAGTCCATCTAAAGTTATCCCAGTTGTGTCTACAGAGAATGCGCACATTGTTTTAGATCCCAAAGTACAAGAGGACGTGAACTGCGCAAGGCCAGCGGAAAATAATAATCTGCCTAAAATTCAACCGATAGAGACGATAGTTGTCGAAGGCGAGTCTGACACCTCGATTTCTTCAGCTGGAATTTCTCCAAAGAAGAATGATAGATCAGTTATAAGTGAATCTCCTAAACAGAAAAGATCTCCGGAAAAGTTCAACCATGATATGTGTGAACAGAAAAAGAGCGAAATGAGAAAAGAAACTGTCATACAACACCAGACAGTCGACGAAAGTAAAACTAACGATAAGAGATCGCCTAACAAAATTGACTCAATAATTCAAAGCTTGGATCCTCAAAGAGATATAGCGTCGAGTATAAAAAGGCCTGATCCTCCAAAACTAGATTCTTTTGTGGAAATGGACAATAGAAATAAGATTCAATATCCTATCGTCAGTAAAGAGAGTGAAATTCCGTTTCGGAATGACGTGATGAACACTCGGAAAGATGAAATAGTTATCACTAGAAATATCATAGAACATAGTCTACCCAATTATCAGAACCAACCTGTGGTGAATTCTATGACGATACAGCAGATAAACACAGCTCAACATTCGTATTTGAACCACAGGGCGAATATAACGAAAGAATCTCAAGCGGTGCAAACCGAAAAAGTAGTGAAGACTAGTGAACATAGAGTTATAAACAACATGGATACGCCAGTTATAAGTAAATCAACTACGAAACTGGAAGTGCCTCATCCAATCTCTTCTCCCGTTATTAATCCTGTAATACCTAAAATTCCGAATGTCGCTGATAATTTTTTACCGCGATGTCAAAGCGCTCACGCGGCCATCAATATTGGTCTCGATAGGACAGATTTAGACccaaattatacaaataatttgcAAAATTCAATGACAATGAATATGGTGCAAAGTTCGCAAGATAAGAACGACATGAACCAGAAACCTAGAGAGAAAAGTAAATTACGGGATGTGAGAGTGAATTCCGCTCACAGTAAAATGGAGAAGACTGAGAAGAAGAGTAATAAGGACACGCCAAGGAGTACGCCTGAGCCCAAGATGTTTTTTCCTGAACAGAACGCTAACACCAGAAAGCCCGAGACGTCCGTCCCTATAAACGTCATCAACACGACTGTAGTCACTAGCAAGGTCGATACTAAAACTACGAATGAAGCTCCGAAGAAACAAGATTTCtacaagaaagaaaaatctaacGCCAATAAGTGTGAATCTAAAAACGTTTCGGTGAAACATGACAAGACTTGCGCGTCACAGTTGAATCTAAAAGCGGCGGCCGACCATCAAAATGATCTGAACAAAATGCTGCCAAAGCTCAAATATGACAACGAATTGGTACCTAAAGCTGATTATCCTATGAATCAGATCCCTAATTATCACACTACACATCCGCAGTATCAGTGGGCTCCATGGGGCGACCCCACGAGGTTGCAGGGCAGCTGGGATCACAACAGATTATTCGACAATATGAAAAACGATAAGAACTATTTAGATAAATTCCAAGGTTTCAATCTGCCCCATTTGGAACAAATGCAAAAGACGCCACAAAAGTTGCACCCGAAATACGACCAGAAGGATTTTATTGCGTACGGGGCGCTCTCCAGCGGGATTTACGCGACCGCGGGCCTCACTCACTACAAGGAAGCCAAAGGGCCGGCGGTGAAAACGTCGGAATGTTCACAAAAGACCGAGTGCAAGCCGTCCAAGCAGTCGAAAACGACGACCGCGTGCCAAACTCAGTGCGAGCCGAAGAAGGCCGACGCCCAGATGAAGCAGATGATGCAACGGCAAGTCAAACAACAACAGGAAGTGGCCACGAGCTGCGCCGAATACCGCCAACAGAGCCCGCAAATATTGACCTCGCCGGGTTGCAAAACTCCTTTCAATCAGAACGGGCCGTGTGAGAAGGATATCGAGAAGAAGTCTAGGCAGAAAAAGGAGGAATCGCCCAAAGATGGTAGCAAAGAGGAGATGTGCGAAGCCGTCAGCCCCGCTCTGCAGTCCATGGGGGTGTACACCCCGGACTCGACGAGTAACTCGGTGCACTCGGTGCAGTACCCGGCGTGCGAGCTGGACGTGAGCCAGCTGGGCCTGGAGTCGCCGTCCAGCATCGGCTCGGACCTGGCGTCGCCGTGCGGCATGATGCACATGCACGCGGCGCCCAGCCCGCAGTACCCGCACTCGTCGCTGCACATCCCCAGCATCATGACGCAGCCGGCGCAGCCCAAGCAGCAGAAGATCAATAATAGGAACAG GAGCACGCCGAGCAACGCTAGCAACGCGTCCGACAACAAGAACAACAACATGCGCGGCGCCGCCACCCCGCCCGCCAGGCATCGGGCGACCCCTCCACAGCATAACCACG GCGGCGTGGGCGTGGGCGTGGGCGGGTCCGCGCAGGGCTACGGCGGCGGCTACCTGTCGTTCCAGCAGCAGCAGCAGTACTCGGGCTGGGCCGCGCCCAGCTGCTCGCTCGCCAAGCTGCAGCAGATGGCGGACGGCGGCCAGCACCACACTCCGCCGCACCAGGTATGTGCTACCTGTCGTTCCAGCAGCAGCAGCAGTACTCGGGCTGGGCCGCGCCCAGCTGCTCGCTCGCCAAGCTGCAGCAGATGGCGGACGGCGGCCAGCACCACACTCCGCCGCACCAGGTATGTGCTACCTGTCGTTCCAGCAGCAGCAGCAGTACTCGGGCTGGGCCGCGCCCAGCTGCTCGCTCGCCAAGCTGCAGCAGATGGCGGACGGCGGCCAGCACCACACTCCGCCGCACCAGGTATGTGCTACCTGTCGTTCCAGCAGCAGCAGCAGTACTCGGGCTGGGCCGCGCCCAGCTGCTCGCTCGCCAAGCTGCAGCAGATGGCGGACGGCGGCCAGCACCACACTCCGCCGCACCAG TACGGGCAGCAGGCGGGCACGCCGCCGGCGGGCGCGCACTACCACGGCAAGTACTACGCGCCGCACAACCAGCTCGACTCGCCCAGGAACGCCAGGAATGCCACCA GCAACTTAAGCCCAATGCAGCACATGCAAATGGGCACAGTCGCTGCCGGGTCCCGGATGTCTCCCAACCTCAACACGCACATCATTAGCCAGTACGGGCTCAACGGGTACCGGATGTCGGCCCAGCAGCAGTTCAACAACCTCCCCGTGCAAATGATGAACGTACAACCCGGAGTCGGGGTCCAGTATCCCACTGCTGACCCCAGAGCCCAACAACCGAACGTCTACTACGGATACATCAATCCTCCACCACTAGCGATGCAGACTTTAGATTCTTCTGTGCGTCGGTAG